Proteins encoded by one window of Arachis hypogaea cultivar Tifrunner chromosome 1, arahy.Tifrunner.gnm2.J5K5, whole genome shotgun sequence:
- the LOC112769421 gene encoding uncharacterized protein, with protein sequence MVGIGVPICVQCGDTGNPCRCKVVGPTVGFLAFAAAAVVEWPVGALIYCFRHMKGRKIMAHPATVVYPSVTNAIPI encoded by the coding sequence ATGGTTGGAATAGGGGTTCCAATATGTGTACAATGTGGTGACACTGGCAACCCTTGCCGGTGCAAGGTGGTGGGCCCAACGGTGGGGTTCCTGGCGTTTGCTGCGGCGGCGGTAGTGGAGTGGCCGGTGGGTGCTCTGATCTATTGTTTCCGCCACATGAAGGGCCGCAAAATCATGGCTCATCCTGCCACCGTGGTCTATCCTTCAGTCACTAATGCTATTCCAATTTAA